GGGAGGTCGTGGTCATGACCGGTGACTGGCAACTCGCCGCCGATGCCGGATCCGCGGCCCGCCTGCGAACGGTGTCGACGCGCCTGGTCGCCGTGCTGTCCTGGTTGCCGGCCGCCTGTGGCGTCGGCGCCGCAGGTCCGGCATCGGCGGCGGACGCGTTGTCGGGCGCGCCGGGCACGGCCAATCCGGCGATGCGTACCGTGCTGGAGACCGCTGCGCGCGCCGCACGCAGCCGGGTGGCGATCCTGCTGCGTGGCGAAACCGGCGTGGGCAAGGAGGTGCTGGCGCGCTGGATCCATTCCGCGTCGCCGCGAGGCGCGGGCGCCTTCGTGGCGGTCAACTGCGCCGCCCTGCCCCGGGACCTGCTGGAGGCGGAACTGTTCGGCGTCGAGAAGGGCGCTGCGACCGGCGTCGAGGCCCGGCCAGGCCTGCTCGAACGGGCCGACGGTGGCACCCTGTTCCTGGATGAGCTGGGCGACATGCCCCTGGAAACCCAGGTCCGGCTGTTGCGCGCGCTCGAGGACGGTCGGGTGATGCGGGTCGGCGGCCGGCAACAGGTCGAGGTCGATGTCCGCCTGCTGGCGGCCACCCATCAGGACCTGGCCCAGGCCATAGCCGAGCGGCGGTTCCGGCTCGATCTCTACCATCGCGTCGCCGGCATCGAACTGCAGATCCCGCCCCTGCGCGAGCGACCGGAGGACATCGCCACGCTTGCGATCGGCTTCTTCGCACGCGCGGTCCGGGCCGCGACGGTCCGCAGTCCGGGCATCGGTGCCGAAGCGCTGCTGTGCCTGCAGCGGTGGCACTGGCCGGGAAACGTCCGGGAGCTGCGCCAGGCCATCGAGGGCGCGGTCGCCATGCTGGCACCGGGCGAGGCGCTCAGCCGCCAGCATCTGCCCACGGCACTGCGCGGCGAGGGGCCGCGGGCCAGCGACCTGACCCTGGCAGCGGCACTCG
This Lysobacterales bacterium DNA region includes the following protein-coding sequences:
- a CDS encoding sigma 54-interacting transcriptional regulator; the protein is MERLRYSIERLDGSADILSRTQLDVGRYRLGRSAECEIRLDIAGISRQHLEIEVFPDGGLALRDLGSTNGCRVDGRPVSALALAGDFELDLGAARLRLREHTPGIDALAFVMPGEDEQTAPRPATLAPGQTRALALFDQLREAALAALPDGMLLAGPLSRVLQEWLSPLSASGLRLADSEGRVLAQAGEAATWEVVVMTGDWQLAADAGSAARLRTVSTRLVAVLSWLPAACGVGAAGPASAADALSGAPGTANPAMRTVLETAARAARSRVAILLRGETGVGKEVLARWIHSASPRGAGAFVAVNCAALPRDLLEAELFGVEKGAATGVEARPGLLERADGGTLFLDELGDMPLETQVRLLRALEDGRVMRVGGRQQVEVDVRLLAATHQDLAQAIAERRFRLDLYHRVAGIELQIPPLRERPEDIATLAIGFFARAVRAATVRSPGIGAEALLCLQRWHWPGNVRELRQAIEGAVAMLAPGEALSRQHLPTALRGEGPRASDLTLAAALARAEHGALLQALAVAGGDHRRARDLLGIGKTTFYKLLRSHGLSRQGDPDDD